The DNA sequence GACTGATGACAACCTATGGATGGAAGATGGTCCATCATCTCCAGCCAATCACTTGAACGACGACGAAAGTCCATCATCTCCAGCTGATCACTTGGGCGACGATGGTCCATCATCTCCAGCCAATCATATAGAccatgacgatgatgataataagAATTTCCTGGTAGAGGAAGATGATATTAATGATGATAGTCAGCTCCTTGTAAATGGCCACGAATATCACCGTACCAATGATGAACCAACCCATAGTCCAGTGGGAGGAGATGATCAACCTGGCTCTCCTCAGTCCTGGAAAGAATGTCCTGCTCCAAAGCACGATTTTACCCCACTCAAAAATACCACGTCAGAAACCAATGACGAAGACAATGACATGACTCAAAGTGACACAGAGCCTATCAATTTGAATATAAAGCCAAGAATTCGAGGCAAAAAGCGAATTCCTATACCTCATAACTTGGGCAAGTACAACATTCAAAAGGATAATCTGGACTTCAACGTCACTGTGGGACTCACTAGAATGAATACAGATGCCTTGATATATAAGggaaacaaatatttcatggtGGATATCTACAAGGATAAGTTGGGTAAGGGtcaagaaattttataccagTGCCTTTTGTTTCACCAGAGCTCGTTTTgacatcaatattttttaggTAAAATCCCGGAACTCATGGCTCAGTGGAAGTGTCGGCATATCAACTGCCGAGGTCGTCTAGTGACCTATTTGAATCATCAATGTGTTCTTTTGGACACCGTGGTTGAACACTCTCATCCGCCAATGACCAAGCATCGAATGCTCATTGAGGAGTTTCAGGATCAAGTCAAGCGATTGGTCATGGAACACCAAGATATGACACCCCCTGGTATTTTCGCTGCCGCTTATGCTATGTGTCCTAATACACCCTTTGTAAACAAGAAGCCATTGATGGGTTATATTAGGCGGCAGCTGAAGCAGAAGAAAAATAGGCCCTAATTTGATAGACAAATATAAAATGTTACAGCCAGAATAACAAAGCCTTAAGGTTCACACGATTATAATTGAAGGTTTCATAACGTAAGGGACAAACACGTGGTGGCTCAAcgaaaatgtaacaaaaagtcCGGGCTCTTCTTGCCCGCTCCATCAATTCAGAAAAAATGGCCGATGACCAAAGATGCACTCCCGAGAGCATCCTAAATTGAATCGGTATCAAGCAAAACAGATCGCAGAACCTCTTATTTGGCACGATGAACCGGGACACCGATATCTGGCTCTCTCCAAAGCCGCTCCCGGTTTGGACAAAATGCAACATCTTCAATCTGCTCGATTTTCATCGGCACGCTGTTGGTCTTCCAAGTCCACTTTGGTCATCAACAAAACCAGTTTGTTTACAGGCCGATGATACTCCGGATTGACTTGACAGACTCACTTCTTATTCCAGCACTTCGATCTCCAACCCTGATCTTGACACTTCGGACAATGCCGTTTGCGTCCGGGTAAGTTTCGACAACTTTCGCTA is a window from the Tigriopus californicus strain San Diego chromosome 2, Tcal_SD_v2.1, whole genome shotgun sequence genome containing:
- the LOC131876977 gene encoding uncharacterized protein LOC131876977, with protein sequence MNCSVCKGVKVESVVGNEEKNRWHSTCQRTPVLGVKVLYKLYDLTKTEFESGFLCGLCFDLVIQIEQLEAQLKSQVGQGCEKYRKSALQPLTDDNLWMEDGPSSPANHLNDDESPSSPADHLGDDGPSSPANHIDHDDDDNKNFLVEEDDINDDSQLLVNGHEYHRTNDEPTHSPVGGDDQPGSPQSWKECPAPKHDFTPLKNTTSETNDEDNDMTQSDTEPINLNIKPRIRGKKRIPIPHNLGKYNIQKDNLDFNVTVGLTRMNTDALIYKGNKYFMVDIYKDKLGKIPELMAQWKCRHINCRGRLVTYLNHQCVLLDTVVEHSHPPMTKHRMLIEEFQDQVKRLVMEHQDMTPPGIFAAAYAMCPNTPFVNKKPLMGYIRRQLKQKKNRP